In the genome of Symbiobacterium terraclitae, the window CACCTCGCTCTGCACCACGCCGGCGACCCGCACGGACATCACCGTCGTGCCGGTGCCCGCCACGGACCTGGCGATCCAGCTGGGCAACGCCCGGTACGCCAACATGGTTGCGTTGGGCGCGCTGCTGGCCGTGGTCCCGCTGGTGCAGGTGGAGTCGATCCTGACCGTGCTCCCCAAGGTGATGGGCGAGGACAAGGCCCGCTTCGTGCCCGTGAACCGCGAGGCGCTCGCGGCCGGCATCATGGAGGCCCGTAAGGTGCTGACGGTCTAGCTGAAACAGGGTACGGGGGCGGAGGGCTGCTCACGAGCCCACCGCCCCCCGCAGGTGGTCGGCCAGCATGGCCACGAACTCCGAGTTGGTGGGCTTGCCCCGCACGTGGTGCACGGTGGCGCCGAAGAGACGCTGCAGGTCGTTGATGTCGGCCCGCCCCCATGCGACCTCGATGGCGTGGCGGATCGAGCGCTCCACCCGGTTGGGCTGCGTGCCGTGCAGCCGCGCAATGTGCGGGTACAGCTCCTTCGTCATCCCGCACGTGCTCTTGTTGCTGCTCAGGACGTATTGCACGGCGTCCTTCAGGAAGCGGTAGCCCTGCAGGTGGGCGGGCACCCCGCTGCGGCGCAGCAGTTCCGCGATGGTCCGGGGGCTTGGCGTCGCACGCCCCGCTGACCCGCCCTGCAGGCTGGCGGGATGACCGGAGACCAGCAGGGCGCGCTCCGCCACCAGCTCCGGCGGGCAGGGGCGGAGCAGGCAGTAGGTCGCGCCGTTCTCGTAGTAGTGCTGCACCAGGCGGTCCGAGGCGCACGAGAGCAGCAGGAGCACGTTGGGACGCTGGCCGGGTTCGAGCTGGGCCAGGACGCCCAGGCCGTCCAGATGGGGAAGCACGTCATCGAGAATCAGCAGGTCCGGGCGCAAGGACCGCACCAGCTCGACGGCCTCCAGGCCGTGGCGCGCCTCGCCCACGAGGGCGAACTCCGACATGCCGTCGAACTGGTCCATGAGGCGCTGGCGCTCCTCGTAGTTGTCATTGGCGATAACCACGGTGGTCCGGCCTTCCACCATGTTGCGAACCCCTCCTTCTCCACAGGAAGAAATCCTTACTTCTGGTTTGAAACACCTTCCAATTCCTGTGGAAAATTGCAGGAGACCGACGGCCGCCAACATGGGATGGCCCGAGCAAGATTAGCTATAAAACATCTGGCGCTTGGCAACAGATCGTGATACACTGAGAGCGAATTGAATACCGGCGACCTTTAAGACAGTCCTGTGAGACTGGCAAGGTCACATGGTGAGGTACGCCCTGATGCGGTGTGCCTGCCACGCGACTTCTTGCCTCGCCGGTAAGGGGTCCTTTTTTATGCGTCGCAGGAACACTACGTTTCAGGGGGTATGTGAGATGGCGGCTCCGACAGCGAATCTCTCCACGGCGAAGCGGTTCACCCTGGGTCTGCAGCACGCGGCGGCCATGTTCGGCGCCACGGTCCTCGTCCCGATGCAGACCGGGCTCCACCCCAGCGTGGCTCTCCTCACCGCCGGCCTCGGCACGCTGCTCTTCCACCTGGTGACGCAGCGGAAAGTGCCCGTCTTCCTTGGCTCCAGCTTCGCCTTCATCGCCGCGATCCAGGTCGTCGGCAAGAACGAGGGCCTGGAGTACGCGACGGGCGGCATCATCGCCGCCGGACTGCTCTACCTGGTGCTGGCCGGGCTGGTCTACCTGTTCGGCGTGGACCGGGTGCGCAGCTTCTTCCCGCCGATCGTGGCCGGACCGATGATCATGGTCATCGGCCTTACGCTCTCGCCGGTGGCCGTGAGCATGGCCTCGGCCCACTGGTCTGTCGCCGTGATCACGCTGCTGGCCGTCCTGCTGACGGCGATCTACGCCAAGGGGTTCTTCAAGCTGCTCCCCATCATGTCGGGCATCATCGTGGGCTTCGTGACCGCCATGGCCTTCGGCCTCGTGGACTGGAGCACCGTCGCCGCCGCCGACTGGTTCGCCGTACCGCCGGTGATGGCGCCCAAGTTCAGCCTTTCGGCCATCCTGACCATCGCCCCGCTCTCCCTGGTGACGATGGTTGAGCACATCGGCGACATCACCACCAACGGCGCCGTGATCGGCAAGGAC includes:
- the spo0A gene encoding sporulation transcription factor Spo0A is translated as MVEGRTTVVIANDNYEERQRLMDQFDGMSEFALVGEARHGLEAVELVRSLRPDLLILDDVLPHLDGLGVLAQLEPGQRPNVLLLLSCASDRLVQHYYENGATYCLLRPCPPELVAERALLVSGHPASLQGGSAGRATPSPRTIAELLRRSGVPAHLQGYRFLKDAVQYVLSSNKSTCGMTKELYPHIARLHGTQPNRVERSIRHAIEVAWGRADINDLQRLFGATVHHVRGKPTNSEFVAMLADHLRGAVGS
- a CDS encoding uracil-xanthine permease family protein, producing MAAPTANLSTAKRFTLGLQHAAAMFGATVLVPMQTGLHPSVALLTAGLGTLLFHLVTQRKVPVFLGSSFAFIAAIQVVGKNEGLEYATGGIIAAGLLYLVLAGLVYLFGVDRVRSFFPPIVAGPMIMVIGLTLSPVAVSMASAHWSVAVITLLAVLLTAIYAKGFFKLLPIMSGIIVGFVTAMAFGLVDWSTVAAADWFAVPPVMAPKFSLSAILTIAPLSLVTMVEHIGDITTNGAVIGKDLIRDPGLHRTLMGDGLATALAGLLGGPANTTYSENTGVLAVTKNYDPAIIRIAACVAIVMAFIGKLGAVLQAIPTPVMGGISIVLFGMITSVGIRQVVDARVDFANNRNLVIAAVILVLGIGGAVIPLPGGLQLSGMALSALAGVILNKLLPERIAPEAEAVLTGADD